One region of Daphnia pulicaria isolate SC F1-1A chromosome 7, SC_F0-13Bv2, whole genome shotgun sequence genomic DNA includes:
- the LOC124348919 gene encoding kinesin-like protein KIF21A isoform X2, with amino-acid sequence MSVISPTDKLIRKLRKKLRQIENLEFLGRSNLNEEELLKVKQKNATRTELAKILKQVGETCVFPKPEVDVKQQETTSIFVPSERTDVVITPEKKTNTEITPEKKSKNETEKNPTSIPLLEVPLQSKKVKPLKDLQSNTPTTILNPTITETMKRPSIEESTSSASPESSPVNSSQTKKPKAEIPVSQEPKKTKPNSMQKEIKKSPSTKAWHETPFLLNMLESHNDIVCCVDLDENYIISGSRDTLVQVWCAKTGSALMDLRGHTNTVTCVCLLSAEESKNLCAVAVLSGTTGEEAGPRLALSSSSDCCLKLWNLENGSALRSIYTFSAVTALCYLPAQQCCVVGSEGGKLEIYSFLEENTHALFSIKTFESSVSYIKLQGDNLICSSHDGFISVWSLKGTELCRLFKSDDLVSETGVRIYSRPILSLAVNSTHPSIFYGDEGASVKMLTWKTGFVKKLRNHVHDFGITNAIYVTKSFLLSSSIDLDTGNSSVNVRSLPDGNYLGTLNITGVGRIVCLAATEDTTDQSLRLVVGGTKLLLLETRGIGCRRSPKKDSVLNPQFIKELNLPVGDSEDDSSSSSDEEFLQDQEELANSDETDEAHNESAQNSSWCTIL; translated from the exons ATGTCTGTTATAAGTCCTACTGATAAGCTCATTCGTAAATTGCGTAAGAAGCTGcgtcaaattgaaaatctcGAATTTCTCGGCCGCTCCAATCTAAATGAAGAAGAACTACTGAAG gtcaaacaaaaaaatgccaCTAGAACTGAACttgctaaaattttaaaacaagttGGGGAAACTTGTGTTTTTCCCAAACCTGAAGTTGATGTTAAACAACAAGAAACAACAAGTATTTTCGTACCATCAGAGAGAACAGACGTAGTAATAACTCCTGAGAAGAAAACTAACACTGAAATAAC TCctgaaaagaaatctaaaaatgaaacagaGAAGAATCCCACATCTATACCACTTTTAGAAGTGCCTTTACAGTCTAAGAAAGTAAAGCCCTTAAAAGATCTCCAAAGTAACACACCCACCACCATTTTAAATCCAACCATTACTGAAACAATGAAGCGTCCATCAATTGA GGAAAGTACATCTTCAGCGAGCCCAGAGTCATCACCTGTTAATAGCTCACAGACAAAGAAGCCTAAAGCAGAAATCCCTGTATCACAAGAGCCTAAGAAAACTAAGCCCAATAGTAtgcaaaaggaaataaaaaaatctcctTCCACCAAAGCTTGGCATGAAACTCCATTTCTTCTGAATATGTTGGAATCTCACAATGACATTGTATGTTGTGTTGACTTGGATGAAAACTACATAATCTCTGGAAG cCGAGATACCTTGGTTCAGGTATGGTGCGCAAAGACTGGCTCTGCATTGATGGACTTGCGTGGACATACGAATACGGTTACTTGCGTTTGTCTCTTGTCGGCAGAAGAATCGAAAAATCTATGTGCAGTTGCAGTGTTGTCTGGAACTACTGGCGAAGAAGCAGGTCCTAGATTGGCTCTTTCGAGTTCATCAGATTGCTGCTTGAAGCTTTGGAACTTGGAAAATGGCTCGGCTTTGCGTTCCATTTACACATTTAGCGCAGTTACGGCTCTTTGTTACTTGCCTGCTCAACAGTGCTGCGTCGTAGGAAGTGAAGGAGGGAAGCTAGAAATCTATTCATTTCTTGAAGAGAACACTCATGCgcttttttcaatcaaaacttttgaaagttcCGTATCTTATATAAAG CTACAAGGTGACAACTTAATCTGCTCGTCCCACGATGGTTTCATTAGTGTGTGGTCACTTAAAGGAACAGAACTGTGCCGACTCTTCAAATCAGATGATCTGGTATCTGAAACTGGTGTCAGAATCTACTCTCGACCAATTCTCAGCCTTGCCGTGAATTCAACTCATCCATCAATTTTCTATGGCGACGAAGGGGCAAGTGTCAAAATGCTAACATGGAAAACAG GATTTGTGAAAAAGCTGCGAAATCACGTTCACGATTTCGGGATAACCAATGCCATTTACGTAACTAAATCATTCCTTCTCTCATCTTCCATTGATCTTGATACGGGAAACTCTTCCGTTAACGTCCGATCTTTACCCGATGGCAATTacttgggcactttgaatattaCTGGTGTTGGGCGTATTGTCTGTCTAGCCGCCACAGAAGACACAACGGACCAGTCTCTTCGATTGGTTGTTGGAGggacaaaattattattactagaaACAAGAGGAATTGGATGTCGTCGTTCTCCGAA GAAGGACAGTGTTCTCAATCCCCAATTCATAAAAGAACTAAATTTACCCGTTGGGGATTCTGAAGACGATTCCAGTAGTTCTTCTGACGAGGAATTTCTGCAAGATCAAGAAGAATTAGCTAATTCTGATGAAACTGATGAGGCACACAATGAATCTGCACAGAATAGCTCGTGGTGCACTATCCTCTGA
- the LOC124348919 gene encoding kinesin-like protein KIF21A isoform X1, whose product MSVISPTDKLIRKLRKKLRQIENLEFLGRSNLNEEELLKVKQKNATRTELAKILKQVGETCVFPKPEVDVKQQETTSIFVPSERTDVVITPEKKTNTEITTEKKIDAKINPEKKSKNETEKNPTSIPLLEVPLQSKKVKPLKDLQSNTPTTILNPTITETMKRPSIEESTSSASPESSPVNSSQTKKPKAEIPVSQEPKKTKPNSMQKEIKKSPSTKAWHETPFLLNMLESHNDIVCCVDLDENYIISGSRDTLVQVWCAKTGSALMDLRGHTNTVTCVCLLSAEESKNLCAVAVLSGTTGEEAGPRLALSSSSDCCLKLWNLENGSALRSIYTFSAVTALCYLPAQQCCVVGSEGGKLEIYSFLEENTHALFSIKTFESSVSYIKLQGDNLICSSHDGFISVWSLKGTELCRLFKSDDLVSETGVRIYSRPILSLAVNSTHPSIFYGDEGASVKMLTWKTGFVKKLRNHVHDFGITNAIYVTKSFLLSSSIDLDTGNSSVNVRSLPDGNYLGTLNITGVGRIVCLAATEDTTDQSLRLVVGGTKLLLLETRGIGCRRSPKKDSVLNPQFIKELNLPVGDSEDDSSSSSDEEFLQDQEELANSDETDEAHNESAQNSSWCTIL is encoded by the exons ATGTCTGTTATAAGTCCTACTGATAAGCTCATTCGTAAATTGCGTAAGAAGCTGcgtcaaattgaaaatctcGAATTTCTCGGCCGCTCCAATCTAAATGAAGAAGAACTACTGAAG gtcaaacaaaaaaatgccaCTAGAACTGAACttgctaaaattttaaaacaagttGGGGAAACTTGTGTTTTTCCCAAACCTGAAGTTGATGTTAAACAACAAGAAACAACAAGTATTTTCGTACCATCAGAGAGAACAGACGTAGTAATAACTCCTGAGAAGAAAACTAACACTGAAATAACtactgaaaagaaaattgatgcCAAAATAAATCctgaaaagaaatctaaaaatgaaacagaGAAGAATCCCACATCTATACCACTTTTAGAAGTGCCTTTACAGTCTAAGAAAGTAAAGCCCTTAAAAGATCTCCAAAGTAACACACCCACCACCATTTTAAATCCAACCATTACTGAAACAATGAAGCGTCCATCAATTGA GGAAAGTACATCTTCAGCGAGCCCAGAGTCATCACCTGTTAATAGCTCACAGACAAAGAAGCCTAAAGCAGAAATCCCTGTATCACAAGAGCCTAAGAAAACTAAGCCCAATAGTAtgcaaaaggaaataaaaaaatctcctTCCACCAAAGCTTGGCATGAAACTCCATTTCTTCTGAATATGTTGGAATCTCACAATGACATTGTATGTTGTGTTGACTTGGATGAAAACTACATAATCTCTGGAAG cCGAGATACCTTGGTTCAGGTATGGTGCGCAAAGACTGGCTCTGCATTGATGGACTTGCGTGGACATACGAATACGGTTACTTGCGTTTGTCTCTTGTCGGCAGAAGAATCGAAAAATCTATGTGCAGTTGCAGTGTTGTCTGGAACTACTGGCGAAGAAGCAGGTCCTAGATTGGCTCTTTCGAGTTCATCAGATTGCTGCTTGAAGCTTTGGAACTTGGAAAATGGCTCGGCTTTGCGTTCCATTTACACATTTAGCGCAGTTACGGCTCTTTGTTACTTGCCTGCTCAACAGTGCTGCGTCGTAGGAAGTGAAGGAGGGAAGCTAGAAATCTATTCATTTCTTGAAGAGAACACTCATGCgcttttttcaatcaaaacttttgaaagttcCGTATCTTATATAAAG CTACAAGGTGACAACTTAATCTGCTCGTCCCACGATGGTTTCATTAGTGTGTGGTCACTTAAAGGAACAGAACTGTGCCGACTCTTCAAATCAGATGATCTGGTATCTGAAACTGGTGTCAGAATCTACTCTCGACCAATTCTCAGCCTTGCCGTGAATTCAACTCATCCATCAATTTTCTATGGCGACGAAGGGGCAAGTGTCAAAATGCTAACATGGAAAACAG GATTTGTGAAAAAGCTGCGAAATCACGTTCACGATTTCGGGATAACCAATGCCATTTACGTAACTAAATCATTCCTTCTCTCATCTTCCATTGATCTTGATACGGGAAACTCTTCCGTTAACGTCCGATCTTTACCCGATGGCAATTacttgggcactttgaatattaCTGGTGTTGGGCGTATTGTCTGTCTAGCCGCCACAGAAGACACAACGGACCAGTCTCTTCGATTGGTTGTTGGAGggacaaaattattattactagaaACAAGAGGAATTGGATGTCGTCGTTCTCCGAA GAAGGACAGTGTTCTCAATCCCCAATTCATAAAAGAACTAAATTTACCCGTTGGGGATTCTGAAGACGATTCCAGTAGTTCTTCTGACGAGGAATTTCTGCAAGATCAAGAAGAATTAGCTAATTCTGATGAAACTGATGAGGCACACAATGAATCTGCACAGAATAGCTCGTGGTGCACTATCCTCTGA
- the LOC124349102 gene encoding uncharacterized protein LOC124349102 → METRVKVFGFFDILLGITMIMTEYSAIVMYSLPMDTTGSGLWGGMFVMVTGVVIIKRHNIMVLVFSILSAMSGIIMICLYIWSFTLYGDMISSGYTCGATLYMGHSICSRIALDSLFLIYGVAALCMNTILIHDAKWIEPHKKQNEAPALTNIPVVVTITPAATNGHNLS, encoded by the exons ATGGAAACTCGAGTGAAAGTTTTCGGCTTTTTTGATATTCTTCTTGGCATAACGATGATTATGACAGAg TATTCAGCCATCGTGATGTACTCTCTACCAATGGACACGACTGGTTCGGGTTTGTGGGGAGGAATGTTCGTTATGGTAACGGGAGTTGTGATCATTAAAAG GCACAACATTATGGTCCtagttttttccattttatccGCCATGAGTGGAATTATCATGATCTGCCTTTATatctggtcttttactttgtaCGGAGACATGATTTCTTCCGGGTACACTTGTGGTGCGACGTTGTACATGGGGCATTCTATTT GCAGCCGCATAGCCCTGGATTCGCTGTTCCTCATTTACGGAGTAGCAGCGCTCTGTATGAATACAATATTAATTCACGACGCTAAATGGATTGAACcccacaaaaaacaaaatgaagcaCCCGCATTGACCAACATTCCAGTAGTGGTCACCATAACACCCGCCGCGACCAATGGACACAATTTATCATAA
- the LOC124348887 gene encoding methylmalonyl-CoA mutase, mitochondrial-like, whose translation MASFLLRYSSSLRLISASQVSQFRCLHRQPLDPEWTALAKKQLKGKNPEEELLWYTSEDITLKPIYTKKDVEGLEHELPGKFPYTRGPYPTMYSQRPWTIRQYAGFSTVEESNKFYKENIKAGQQGLSVAFDLATHCGYDSDNPRVYGDVGMAGVAIDSVEDMKALFDSIPLEKMSVSMTMNGAVIPVLAMHIVAAEEQGVKAELLSGTIQNDILKEFMVRNTYIYPPAPSMRIIGDIFSYISAKMPKFNSISISGYHMQEAGATATLELGFTMADGIEYCRTGLKSGLTIDAFAPRLSFFFGIGMNFYMEIAKLRAARRLWAHLLQENFSPKSQKSLALRTHCQTSGWSLTAQDPYNNIVRTTVEAMAAVFGGTQSLHTNSFDEALALPSKFSSRIARNTQIILQEETGIPKIIDPWAGSYMMENLTDEVYNKAKRIVDEVEQMGGMAKAVASGWPKLKIEECAARRQAQIDSGYETIVGVNKYQPENPEQVDVLMINNEEVRNKQIDKINKVKATRDSAKAEQCLKAITDCAADAEGNLLALAVEASRARCTVGEITQAMEKVFGRHVAHDTMISGAYKSEFADKEQFEVVAKKIDELVALEGRRPRILVAKMGQDGHDRGAKVIATGFADLGFDVDIGPLFQTPREVAQQAIDADVHVVGVSSLAAAHRTLVPELIKVLKEMGRSDILVVVGGVIPPQDYDMVFEAGASAIFGPGTKIPVAALQVVNLIINGLNRKTESSAN comes from the exons AtggcttcttttcttttgagataTTCTAGCTCACTTCGTTTAATCTCAGCGTCGcaa GTGAGCCAATTCAGATGTTTGCATAGACAGCCTCTTGATCCTGAGTGGACAGCCTTggcaaaaaaacagttgaAAGGTAAAAATCCAGAGGAAGAACTTCTCTGGTATACATCAGAAGACATCACTTTGAAACCAATCTACACAAAAAAGGATGTTGAAGG gcTTGAACATGAGTTACCGGGAAAGTTTCCTTATACTCGTGGTCCATATCCTACAATGTACTCCCAAAGGCCATGGACAATCAGACAGTATGCAGGTTTCAGCACAGTCGAGGAAAGCAACAAgttttataaagaaaacattAAGGCTGGTCAACAAGGTTTGAGTGTGGCTTTTGATCTTGCCACTCACTGTGG GTATGACTCTGACAATCCACGAGTTTATGGTGATGTAGGAATGGCTGGAGTGGCTATTGACAGTGTTGAGGACATGAAAGCACTCTTTGATAGTATTCCTCTAGAGAAGATGTCTGTCTCTATGACAATGAATGGGGCTGTGATTCCAGTTTTGGCAATGCATATTGTTGCTGCCGAAGAACAG GGTGTGAAAGCGGAACTCTTATCAGGGacgattcaaaacgacattttaaaagaattcaTGGTTAGAAATACCTACATCTACCCTCCAGCTCCCTCCATGAGAATCATTGGTGATATCTTTAGTTACATTTCTGCG AAAATGCCCAAGTTCAACTCAATCAGTATATCTGGTTATCACATGCAAGAGGCTGGTGCCACTGCAACTCTTGAACTGGGATTCACTATGGCCGATGGCATTGAATACTGTCGAACAGGCTTAAAATCAGGTTTAACAATCGATGCGTTTGCACCacgtctttctttcttctttggcaTTGGAATGAATTTTTACATG GAAATCGCCAAGCTAAGAGCAGCTCGTCGTCTCTGGGCTCATTTGCTCCAGGAAAATTTCAGTCCAAAGAGCCAAAAATCGTTGGCATTGAGGACTCATTGTCAGACGTCTGGCTGGTCACTGACTGCTCAAGATCCGTATAATAACATTGTCCGCACGACAGTTGAAGCTATGGCTGCCGTTTTTGGTGGCACCCAGTCCCTTCACACCAACTCATTTGATGAAGCTTTGGCTTTGCCTTCCAAGTTTTCTTCCCGCATCGCTCGTAACACACAAATCATTCTACAAGAAGAAACAGGAATACCAAAG ATCATCGATCCATGGGCCGGCAGTTATATGATGGAGAACCTAACTGATGAGGTTTACAACAAAGCAAAACGAATTGTGGATGAAGTGGAGCAAATGGGTGGTATGGCCAAAGCTGTAGCTTCTGGCtggccaaaattgaaaatcgaaGAATGCGCAGCTCGTCGCCAAGCTCAAATTGATTCCGGCTATG AAACAATAGTTGGAGTAAATAAATATCAACCCGAGAACCCGGAGCAAGTAGACGTTTTGATGATCAACAACGAAGAAGttcgaaacaaacaaattgataaaatCAACAAG GTTAAAGCAACCCGTGATTCGGCCAAGGCAGAACAGTGTCTCAAAGCGATAACAGATTGCGCTGCCGATGCCGAGGGCAATTTATTGGCCTTGGCCGTCGAGGCTTCTCGTGCTCGCTGCACCGTAGGCGAAATAACCCAAGCCATGGAAAAA GTGTTTGGTCGTCACGTAGCGCACGACACGATGATATCTGGGGCCTATAAAAGTGAATTCGCCGACAAGGAGCAGTTTGAAGTAGTCGCCAAAAAG ATTGATGAGTTGGTGGCCTTAGAAGGTCGTCGTCCACGCATCCTGGTCGCCAAGATGGGACAAGACGGACATGATCGTGGCGCTAAAGTTATCGCTACTGGATTCGCTGACCTTGGCTTCGATGTTGACATCGGCCCTCTATTCCAG aCTCCGCGTGAAGTTGCCCAGCAAGCCATCGACGCTGACGTTCACGTCGTCGGAGTTTCATCGCTGGCGGCTGCCCATCGGACTCTTGTACCCGAATTGATTAAGGTCTTGAAAGAGATGGGCAGATCAGATATTCTCGTAGTCGTCGGTGGTGTTATTCCGCCACAGGATTACGACATGGTTTTCGAAGCTGGAGCGTCTGCCATTTTCGGACCTG GCACCAAGATTCCGGTGGCAGCGCTGCAAGTCGTCAACTTGATTATCAACGGATTGAACCGAAAAACTGAGTCATCCGCCAATTAA
- the LOC124348923 gene encoding polycomb group protein Psc-like gives MESCHHDSKMIESTDDGKIQPPPSVGDVNCHLICTVCKGYLVDATTITECLHSFCRSCVVPHVAEFHQCPSCSVPLSTTKPFSQLRRDYTLQSIVYKMVPRLARNELDRRKQFRHERFAGASKMNNFVEDSKAEECYLQSFFAPNDPISMSLEYAEPNCEFGLRANLGKDDLSESGSQQHRRFFRCPADLPIGHLVKFLRNKFNVTDPATHKLEILYNGRPLAPEYKLSDVAYIFSWKEREPLRLWYRISPTIKEEEPIQRKATPPAEEVKVKGNQRASLVDITSKRSWQCNGKDERRTKRRKRSSAEKVTEKIQRTTPEASSVDSLVVPVAKTIFDEARTAEFSCSTPIPSAGSTAPPLETESGESNKIHNWLPKAVFDLDDRALFAKRLQRITNPSEFRPEQVKEEEPQVDKTDKESPAVDPTTKEESIESPDPLAPLRICVTPDPSGATSGGPDDEIHDSIGALDLSGSKGDSSDVSSPLSAGSCRSSASPVGSTSKMGPHPYFMTPSAVYHHVQQQDPAQSMAVLEAAAQSSSANNTKNLSRSGDDVKKPPIWDLFHQHIRPSTAHSSQQAQSLLDLLKSNPPLIFRGNNNKKKSKKNPAGKKFPPSSPNSA, from the exons ATGGAATCTTGTCACCACGATTCCA AAATGATTGAATCGACGGACGATGGCAAAATTCAGCCTCCGCCCAGTGTCGGTGACGTTAATTGTCACCTGATCTGCACTGTCTGTAAAGGTTACCTGGTGGACGCTACTACAATTACCGAATGTCTTCATTCAT TTTGCCGCTCATGCGTCGTTCCGCACGTGGCGGAATTCCATCAATGCCCATCTTGTTCCGTCCCGCTCAGCACCACTAAGCCTTTTTCCCAACTCAG gagagacTACACGCTACAGAGTATCGTCTACAAGATGGTCCCGCGACTGGCCCGGAACGAATTGGACAGAAGGAAGCAGTTCCGCCACGAGCGCTTCGCTGGGGCTTCCAAAATGAATAACTTTGTTGAGGATAGTAAAGCTGAAGAATGTTACCTGCAATCATTTTTCGCTCCCAACGATCCAATCTCCATGTCGCTGGAATACGCAGAACC AAACTGCGAATTTGGCTTACGAGCCAATTTGGGGAAAGATGATTTGTCGGAATCTGGATCTCAACAGCATCGTCGTTTCTTCCGGTGTCCGGCTGACCTTCCCATCGGCCATTTGGTCAAATTTCTCCGCAATAAATTCAACGTCACTGATCCAGCCACACACAAG TTGGAAATTTTGTACAACGGTCGACCGCTGGCGCCAGAATACAAACTGTCCGACGTGGCCTACATTTTCTCATGGAAAGAG AGGGAGCCATTGAGATTGTGGTACCGGATATCTCCTACCATCAAAGAGGAAGAGCCGATCCAGCGGAAGGCGACTCCACCGGCGGAAGAGGTCAAGGTGAAAGGTAACCAGCGAGCGAGTCTAGTTGACATCACAAGCAAGCGGAGTTGGCAGTGTAACGGCAAAGATGAGAGGAGAACCAAACGCCGGAAGCGTTCATCCGCAGAGAAAGTCACTGAAAAGATTCAACGGACGACGCCGGAAGCTTCTTCGGTCGATTCACTGGTCGTTCCTGTCgctaaaactatttttgacgAGGCGAGAACGGCTGAATTCAGTTGCTCTACACCTATTCCGTCCGCCGGAAGTACCGCTCCACCCCTTGAGACCGAATCCGGCGAGTCCAACAAAATTCACAATTGGTTGCCAAAAGCTGTTTTTGATTTGGATGATCGCGCATTATTTGCCAAAAGACTCCAAAGAATAACCAACCCTTCAGAATTCCGGCCGGAACAAGTCAAAGAAGAGGAACCACAAGTCGACAAGACGGACAAGGAATCACCAGCAGTCGAcccaacaactaaagaagaatCGATCGAATCACCTGATCCGCTGGCTCCGCTCCGGATTTGCGTGACACCCGATCCGAGTGGCGCAACCTCTGGCGGACCAGATGATGAAATTCACGACAGTATCGGCGCGCTAGACTTGTCCGGAAGCAAAGGCGATTCGAGTGATGTGTCATCGCCTTTATCAGCCGGAAGTTGCAGATCCAGCGCCAGTCCAGTAGGTTCCACTTCCAAAATGGGTCCTCATCCTTATTTCATGACGCCCAGCGCCGTCTATCACCATGTCCAGCAGCAAGATCCGGCTCAATCCATGGCCGTGTTGGAAGCTGCAGCTCAATCCAGTTCCGCCAATAACACCAAAAACTTGTCCAGAAGCGGAGATGACGTCAAAAAGCCTCCAATTTGGGATCTGTTCCATCAGCACATCCGCCCGTCTACAGCCCACAGCAGCCAGCAAGCTCAGAGCCTATTAGATTTATTAAAGTCGAATCCTCCGCTCATCTTTCgcgggaataataataagaaaaaatctaagaaaaatccggctggaaaaaaattcccgccaTCTTCACCAAATTCCGCTTGA
- the LOC124348903 gene encoding polycomb group protein Psc-like — protein sequence MESSKTLPLSRLQSNLTCSICQGYLIDATTITECMHTFCKSCLLQRVESGRTFCPRCGVQLQRSRLGEQLKLDHAVQALVYTAVPGLWHEEQRRRKHFVDHHPLSTTVAPPLQHPTCFSPADPISLSLDFIPQSRDEGLNLKGPNSPQSIGRRFFRCPAAVAVHHFQKLLSLKFELPPQYAVEIHCGGEKLASALRLMDVAYKTGWTQEEPLRLDYKIVKHQPGKLTAVVACTGSTANNTTQSRRCQSRTSSTETGGKSTGGVKRSSAPPPSSPPKQQRLSISIKRTALRANQLEDSPVESNTIHPVHHRSSKKSNLDSSIPVESSPSSKKRGRKKRRKRKTMELVPIIEPLHPLKVKIVERIKSPEYSSWSRPNGVELLVQAAELASRQNPTPPPEGDKLEVPNATKCPPPPPLLPISDPVISSNSDGDSVNNNSKPAAPEIPKVIEQDSPQLTVVVAEDDVEDEGKLMIVDEVNLNGSNSNGRDSGMDNDEEEEEDDSAGALDLSSKSTRTCPPEESSVKSPREPSPKPPASPQFVQQRSTALHSITDSLAQRQHQRLIQQQQNHHRHHHHHHRRLPTPIHHPEAMRNLVTLSQTASLVPPHPQQVATQRLIVASYMHQFAAAAAARAASAPLRPPKPPQPSLSLSHGLLRRPF from the exons atggaaTCTTCCAAGACGTTGCCGCTGAGTCGACTCCAGTCGAATTTGACGTGCTCAATCTGCCAGGGCTACCTGATCGACGCCACTACCATCACCGAGTGCATGCACACCT TTTGCAAGTCGTGTTTGCTTCAACGCGTCGAGAGTGGGAGAACATTTTGTCCTCGTTGCGGAGTTCAACTGCAACGATCCCGACTGGGAGAGCAACTAAAGTTGGATCACGCCGTTCAAGCGTTGGTCTACACGGCTGTTCCCGGTCTCTGGCACGAAGAACAGCGCAGGCGCAAGCACTTTGTCGATCACCATCCTTTGT CGACTACGGTGGCCCCGCCACTGCAACACCCAACCTGCTTCTCGCCTGCCGATCCCATCTCCCTCTCGCTCGACTTCATACCTCA GTCGCGCGACGAGGGTCTCAACCTCAAAGGTCCAAATTCACCTCAG AGTATTGGTAGGCGTTTCTTCCGCTGTCCGGCTGCTGTAGCTGTTCACCATTTTCAGAAGCTGCTCAGCCTCAAATTCGAACTTCCGCCTCAGTATGCg gTGGAAATCCATTGCGGTGGAGAGAAACTGGCTTCTGCTCTGCGGTTGATGGATGTCGCCTACAAAACGGGTTGGACTCAG GAGGAGCCTCTGCGTCTCGACTACAAAATCGTCAAACATCAACCTGGAAAATTGACGGCAGTAGTCGCTTGCACTGGAAGCACCGCCAACAACACCACTCAGTCCCGCCGGTGTCAGAGTAGAACGTCGTCGACGGAAACGGGTGGGAAATCTACCGGAGGTGTTAAGCGTTCATCCGCCCCTCCGCCTTCATCTCCACCCAAACAGCAACGATTGTCTATCTCCATTAAACGGACTGCATTGCGTGCCAATCAACTGGAGGATTCGCCGGTGGAGTCCAACACCATTCATCCGGTTCATCACCGTTCATCCAAGAAATCTAATTTGGATTCGTCAATTCCCGTCGAGTCGAGTCCTTCCAGCAAGAAACGCGGACGGAAGAAACGTCGAAAGCGCAAGACGATGGAATTGGTTCCGATCATCGAGCCTCTGCATCCTCTCAAAGTCAAAATTGTCGAGAGGATCAAATCGCCGGAATACTCTAGTTGGTCGCGACCCAACGGTGTCGAGCTACTTGTCCAAGCCGCAGAATTGGCTTCTCGTCAAAATCCTACTCCACCCCCGGAAGGGGATAAACTGGAAGTTCCTAATGCAACTAAAtgtccaccaccacctccattGCTTCCTATATCCGATCCCGtcatcagcagcaacagcgaTGGCGATtccgtcaacaacaacagcaaacctGCCGCCCCGGAAATTCCCAAAGTAATTGAACAAGATTCGCCACAGTtgacggtggtggtggctgaAGATGACGTCGAAGACGAAGGCAAGTTGATGATTGTCGACGAAGTGAATTTGAACGGCAGTAACAGCAACGGAAGAGATTCCGGAATGGataacgacgaagaagaagaggaagatgaCTCGGCTGGCGCCCTCGATCTATCCTCAAAATCAACTCGAACTTGTCCTCCGGAAGAGTCTAGCGTCAAATCGCCGAGAGAGCCGAGCCCGAAACCTCCCGCATCTCCGCAATTCGTCCAGCAGCGATCAACCGCACTTCATTCAATCACGGACAGCTTAGCTCAACGACAGCATCAAAGACtcatccagcagcaacaaaatcACCATCGCcatcatcaccatcatcatcgtcgtctaCCTACTCCGATACATCATCCGGAAGCGATGAGAAATTTGGTCACGTTGTCGCAAACTGCGTCATTGGTTCCGCCGCATCCTCAGCAAGTGGCCACTCAGCGTCTCATCGTGGCGTCCTACATGCATCAGTTTGCAGCTGCCGCAGCCGCCAGAGCTGCTTCCGCACCTCTGCGTCCTCCTAAACCCCCTCAGCCAAGTTTATCCCTGTCTCACGGATTGTTACGACGTCCGTTTTGA